A window of the Dermatophagoides farinae isolate YC_2012a chromosome 2, ASM2471394v1, whole genome shotgun sequence genome harbors these coding sequences:
- the LOC124492128 gene encoding cytochrome c codes for MGGGNAEKGKKIFVQRCAQCHTVEKGGGHKTGPNLNGLIGRKTGQAPGFEYTDANIKKGITWGHDTLFEYLENPKKYIPGTKMVFVGLKKAQDREDLIAYLEESTK; via the exons atgggaggAGGAAACGCCGAAaaaggaaagaaaatttttgttcaacgTTGTGCTCAATGTCATACGGTTGAAAAAGGTGGTGGACATAAAACTGGTCCAAATCTAAATGGTTTGATTGGTCGTAAAACTGGCCAGGCACCCGGTTTTGAATATACCGATGCAAATATTAAAAAAG GAATCACATGGGGTCATGATAcattatttgaatatttggaGAATCCGAAAAAATATATACCCGGTACAAAAATGGTATTTGTTGGCCTGAAAAAAGCACAGGATAGAGAAGATTTGATTGCCTATTTGGAAGAATCAACAaagtga
- the LOC124492075 gene encoding pyruvate kinase PKM has translation MSSLKRSKSKYRKDKDTNYMLDHLSSLDIDVKVPYERLTGIICTIGPASKNVDTLAQMIRSGMNIARLNFSHGTYDFHSELIENVRKAVKIAAADYDEQFLPVAIALDTKGPEIRTGLLENGPTAEVELIKNQMIRITVDDAYRERGSSKILFVDYKNMVNVVAIGSKVFIDDGLISLMVKEKGTDYLECLVENGGLVGSNKGVNLPGTSVDLPALSEKDEKDLLFGIEQNVDIVFASFIRNADGVKVIRNFLKKHGGETIKIISKIENHEGVKNIDEIIDVSDGIMVARGDLGIEIEPEKVLLAHKMMIAKCNIAGKSVICATHMLESMIKKPRPTRAEVSDVANAVLDGSDCVMLSGESAKGNYPVESVQMMHRICLEAEVAIHSRNLFHELDYMTPPPTNATTATAIAAVCASLKVEASAIIVITSSGQSAYTVAKYRPRCPIIAISRNQQVTQQAHLFRGLLPIHYTQPRKEEWTNDMDARIEFGIKYGRKRGFIQAGDSVVLITGWRQGSGYTNTMRIITELP, from the coding sequence ATGTCAAGTTTGAAAAGAAGTAAGAGTAAATATCGTAAAGATAAAGATACTAATTATATGCTTGATCATCTAAGTTCATTGGATATTGATGTTAAAGTACCATATGAACGTTTGACCGGTATCATCTGTACGATTGGTCCAGCATCGAAAAATGTCGATACGTTAGCCCAAATGATTCGTTCTGGAATGAATATTGCTCGTTTAAATTTCTCACATGGTACATATGATTTTCATAgtgaattaattgaaaatgtacGTAAAGCAGTGAAAATAGCTGCCgctgattatgatgaacaatttttacCAGTTGCTATTGCTTTGGATACGAAAGGACCAGAAATTCGTACCGGTTTACTGGAAAATGGTCCAACTGCTGAAGTggaattgattaaaaatcaaatgattcgtATAACAGTGGATGATGCTTACCGTGAACGTGGATCATCGAAaatattgtttgttgattacaAAAATATGGTTAACGTTGTGGCTATTGGTAGTAAAGTATTCATAGATGATGGACTTATTTCATTGATGgtgaaagaaaaaggaaCAGATTATCTCGAATGTTTAGTAGAGAATGGTGGTTTGGTTGGTTCGAATAAAGGTGTTAATTTGCCTGGAACATCGGTAGATTTACCAGCGTTATCCGAAAAGGATGAAAAAGATCTTCTATTTGgtattgaacaaaatgttGATATTGTTTTCGCTTCATTCATACGAAATGCTGATGGTGTTAAAGTTATACGTAATTTTCTTAAAAAACATGGTGGTGAAACCATAAAGATTAtatcgaaaattgaaaatcatgaaGGTGTTAagaatattgatgaaattatcgATGTTAGTGATGGAATAATGGTTGCACGTGGTGATCTTGGTATTGAAATTGAACCGGAAAAAGTTCTTCTAGCacataagatgatgattgccaAATGTAATATTGCCGGTAAATCGGTAATTTGTGCAACACATATGTTGGAAAGTATGATTAAAAAACCACGACCAACACGTGCTGAAGTATCGGATGTAGCCAACGCTGTATTGGATGGATCAGATTGTGTCATGTTATCTGGAGAATCGGCTAAAGGTAATTATCCAGTGGAATCTGTACAAATGATGCATCGTATTTGTTTGGAAGCTGAAGTGGCCATACATTCAAGAAATCTTTTCCATGAACTTGATTATAtgacaccaccaccaacaaatGCAACTACAGCAACAGCTATTGCAGCTGTTTGTGCATCATTAAAAGTTGAAGCATCAGCCATAATTGTCATTACATCGAGCGGACAAAGTGCATATACAGTGGCTAAATATCGACCAAGATGTCCAATAATTGCTATTTCAAGAAATCAACAAGTTACACAACAGGCTCATCTTTTCCGTGGATTATTACCGATTCATTATACTCAACCACGTAAAGAAGAATGGACAAACGATATGGATGCTAGGATCGAGTTTGGCATCAAATATGGACGAAAACGTGGTTTCATTCAAGCTGGAGATTCAGTTGTATTGATAACCGGTTGGCGTCAAGGTTCCGGTTATACAAATACAATGCGAATAATTACCGAGTTGCCATGA
- the LOC124492091 gene encoding uncharacterized protein LOC124492091 produces the protein MSESKTKSSRSPIWHYFEPVDVKNTKCLLCQSTYRNSGNTTNLIDHLKRKHRHEYNHVAEMMKNQSNNSSSNNNATNNNVNVNNNNNSSDSEIPIAIDVIDEKQKQSAEIIEEQQIQSTMDNNNVIIEHNNNDDNDNGGGLGGDGGNKNQEELESAENIQVVRVVPLPHARSEVWTYFGFVANDDGQIMDRTKVVCKICASTFCYSGNTTNFYSHLKSMHSEVQMRNISSKTARQMKRSYSNFLDDGGDSMDAVGTSNDSYYHHQNNITGITLDDEPLPDRSLDSIIFVEDITQCLLDFLVTDCRPLCVLQGKGFQRLLRLLAPGYVMPDKQKLSNALRKRYEELRKTEHEPSTMEKFDNLT, from the exons atgtcagaaagtaaaacaaaaagttcACGATCACCAATTTGGCATTATTTTGAACCAGTTGATGTAAAAAATACTAAATGTCTACTTTGTCAAAGTACTTATCGTAATTCTGGTAATACTACCAATCTTATTGATCATCTAAAACGTAAACATCGTCATGAATATAATCATGTTgctgaaatgatgaaaaatcaatcaaataatagcagtagtaataataatgctactaataataatgttaatgttaataataataacaatagtAGCGATTCAGAGATACCGATTGCCATTGatgttattgatgaaaaacaaaaacaatccgCTGAAATTATTGAAGAACAACAGAtacaatcaacaatggataataataatgttattattgaacataataataatgatgataacgataatggtggtggtcttGGTGGTGATGGCGGTAATAAGAATCAAGAAGAATTGGAAAGTGCTGAAAATATTCAAGTTGTTAGG GTTGTACCATTACCACATGCACGTTCCGAAGTATGGACCTATTTTGGTTTCGttgccaatgatgatggccaaataATGGATCGAACAAAAGTTGTCTGTAAAATATGTGCATCAACATTTTGTTATTCAGGAAATACAacgaatttttattcacatcTAAAATCAATGCATTCAGAGGTACAGATGCGTAATATATCATCGAAAACAGCACGTCAAATGAAAAGatcatattcaaattttttggaTGATGGCGGTGATAGTATGGATGCTGTTGGTACATCAAATGAtagttattatcatcatcaaaataatattaCTGGTATTACATTAGATGATGAACCATTACCTGATCGTAGTTTGGATAGTATAATATTTGTTGAAGATATAACACAATGTTTATTAGATTTTCTTGTTACCGATTGTCGACCATTATGTGTATTACAAGGTAAAGGATTTCAACGTTTATTACGTCTATTAGCACCTGGTTATGTAATGcctgataaacaaaaattatccaaTGCATTACGTAAACGTTATGAAGAATTACGTAAAACTGAACATGAACCatcaacaatggaaaaatttgataatctAACCTAA